The window AACGCACTAAAGAAAAGGTTCCCACTTCCTAACTAgacaaaagaatcatttctaaaataaatagaGCTCGGATCGAAATCTAGAAGTCTTCGACCATAGAAAAAAGAAGGTCTAGAAGTCAAACACTCCTCCAACTTCTACACGTAATGCAGAGCGTGATGATTACTCCCAGATGTCCCCGGATATTCAGAGATTACCACGAGAATTAAGGGCAAAACCATCATTAGAGATAGGTCATTCTAAATATCACCAAATTTATGAAATCGATGGCTCATAAGTATCCCACAACCTCCATAGTTAAAAAATATTCCGACTCGAAAGTTACATGCGAATGAACATTCTCAATGCCAATGCCTTCAAAATATGTCAAAACAAGAACGTGTGATGTACATGTGGTTTCGCCTTATATCGAAACACGACCATTAAATTAGACATTTCATGGTATCGGTGCATATGCTGTTTATACAAATGCAATCGCGATAACAATGCGCCTCGTTGATGTTGCTTTGACATCTGCCACCaccctgaaaagaaaaaagatacgAGGAAAGTGTAAAGGAAGGTGCAAGAAGGACGAAATATCACGGCATTCGAAAGGGCAAAGCTAAAGTCTTTGCgaagactttgactttaaaCGGGTTCATGAACCAGCTCGGTCAAGAAGGCAACACCCCAATTTTCAAGTAATTTGTGCTTCGGCGTCGCTTTGTCAAAGACTGACTTAAACATAGAGATTTTTactccacaaaaagaaaaaatgttacTAAGCTCACTCTATAAACTCCAGAGATCCAACCCTCGCTTCCTTGCTCTCTCATTCACCCCAAAAGGTTTCGTCCAATCAACGATTCCATCTCGCGGTTTTCTCCGGCCGATTACTGTCTACTGCCGAGCTGCTTAGATGACGACCCCTGCTCCGTCCGACTTCAAGAACGCCGTCGCGGTGGCCAAGGCAGTGCTGTCTGCTGCGGCCTCCGTGACAGCCACGGCCATGGTGGTGCAGTCCATGGTTCACACAATCGTCCCCGTGAGCTCCAGGGCCTCCTCTTCTCCAGGATCCGCGGCTTCTTCTCCCGTTTCTCCAATGAAATGACCATGGTTGTCGACGAGTACGACGGGTTCGTCCAAAACGAGCTCTTTGAGGCAGCTCAGGTTTTCTTGGCTGCCAAGCAATCCCCTTCGACGACACGCATCCGGGTGTCCAAGCCTACGAAGGAGAACCACTTCACCGTGGCCATGGACCGAAATCAAGCGCTGGTGGATACCTTTCAAGGGGTTGAACTCAAGTGGGTATCCGCATCGAGACAGATCGACTCGGGCCACCGAGTTTATCATGGTCGGAACACGACGGTTCAGTACGAAGTTCAGTACTTCGAGCTCACTTTTCACAAGAAACACAAGGAGATCGTGCTCAATTCCTACCTGCCTTTCGTCGTCAGCGAGGCGAAGTCCATGAAGCAGGGGAAGAAGACGCTGAAGCTACACACTCCAAGCTTTGACCGCGTCCGCGTCTATGGCGGTAAGTATCATCGAACATAAAGTTCGAATCGACGAAATTATCTGTAAAGATGTTTAATTCTGCTGTTAGAAAAGTGGAAAGGAGTAAATATACTAAATTGACGttacttttttattcaaatgGACAAGTCAGAAGTACCATAGACATtgtaaaaatgcaattaattggtcctatccaaaaaaaaaccatttgcTACAGAAAAGTTCATATGCGACAGCCTAAAGAACATTAAGGTCAAAATTTACCAGAACCAGTCTTGCCCCTTCTTACCTACTATTATTCTGCTCTCAATTTCTTCATCAGAAAACTGAATTTTGTATCTGcttcacattttttttcctctacaGGTCCTCTCTCAGATGCATGGGCCTCAGTGAACCTCGACCACCCGGCGACATTTGGGACACTGGCCATGGACCTAGAGCTTAAGAAGACAATCATGGACGATCTCGAGAGGTTCGTGAGGAGGAAAGAGTATTATAGGAGAGTAGGCAAGGCGTGGAAGAGAGGGTACTTATTGTATGGACCCCCTGGCACAGGGAAATCGAGCCTGATTGCGGCGATGGCCAATTACTTGAACTTCGACATATACGACCTAGAGCTGAGCGGGCTCCGGAGCAATGCGGAGCTCAGGAAACTGCTTGTTGCCACCGCGAATCACTCCATATTGGTGGTTGAGGACATCGATTGCACCATTGAGTTGCAAGATAGGAAGTCCGAAACCCGAGCCGCGCGCATGAATATGATGTCCACCGATTATCCACGAGAAGatgtaccatttttttttttctttttggctttcatTTTTGGTACAAGGTTTACTTCAGTTTGTCGCATGCTATGCTTATGATTTGTTCTTGACATTTAACTTGTTTGTCACTACGACATTAATTTTTGTATCGTGGAACAGCTGACGCTGTCGGGATTCCTCAACTTCATCGATGGGCTTTGGTCGAGCTGTGGCGATGAGCGGATCATAGTCTTCACTACCAACCACAAGGAGAAACTAGACTCAGCCCTATTGCGCCCAGGGCGCATGGACGTGCACGTTCACATGTCCTATTGCACCCCCTGTGGATTCAAGCTTCTTGCTTCTAATTATCTTGGGATTGATCACCACGAGCTCTTCAATCAAATCGAGAGTTCAATCACAACAGCGAGAGTCACTCCAGCCGAAGTGGCAGAGCAGTTGATGAAGAGCGACGAACCAGAGGTCGCTCTCAAGGACTTGGTTTCCTTCCTCGCTGATCAcaagtggaaaaaaaatgaagaagtcaTAAAGGAGAAAGTTTGCCAGTGCCAATtggttgaagaaaatggaggaactGAAGAGGAAAGCGATAAGTGCGAAATAATTGAAGAGTAACCAATAAACATCGACTATGTTGGtatgttttgattgattttaatttagatTATTATAAAGAAAGTGATCATTGAATATAAAGTAATTGTATGAAGTCACTACATGGTCATCCAAATTATTAATTATGTGAGTCAAATGGTAAAATCAAATGGTCAACGGTTTAGACGAACTCGATTTACATGGTTTGTCAACCATGCAATCTTTTCATGATCGAATATTCAAATCATGCTAACAGTATAATTTGCTTTATATAGTTATATCGCGTCAAGGACACATAATGTGGCATTAATGTTTTCTCATGGTTTGGACCTTCCACGGAATCTCAAATATACTTGGGTTGGCTGAAAGCATTATTTGTCTGAGCTTGGATTCTAATTCAATTGGACTCAGCCTAATTCTCGATGGGTTCCTAGTCATCCGTTGCTAGAGTCATCTCATGGGTACATGCTTCTTTCCTTAGAAACACGACAAGTTTCGCAAAAGCAAAACGAGCTAGGAAAGGTTCCCTACTAGCATCGGTCGTATTCGCATCATGCGGGGGGAGTTAAGGAGAGAGCTTTAAATAGATCATCCTAAAATGGAGCTAACTTACCTCGAGATGCGACCATTGAATAAGATAATCGCACGGGGTTGGTCGATCTGGTTTCAATATTTGCCATCACTCcgcaaaagaaaaaggccaaGAGCGGCGCCCCGTGGGGGCAAGAACGAAAGCCTACCAAGGCTTGGGCTAGGAACAGTCCAGGCCAGGAACCAGCCCAATAATTCCATGCATTTGTAGAGAGTTCGTTGTTGATCTCCCATTCACACCCTAAAAAATTCTACAATAATTGGTCGATCTCCGATTATCTTATTCATCGCCACTGTCATCTCCCGATTTCCTCCGGTCATATACCGTCTGTCCCCCGTATATTGAACTGAAAAGATTGGCGACCCCTGCTCCAAGCGACTCCAAGAACCGCGTCGCGGTGGCCAAGGCTGTGCTGTCTGCCGAGGCCTCCGTGATGGTGGTGCAGTCAGTGGTTCGACTGTTCCTCCCTCCCGAATTCCAGGGCTTCCTCTTCTCTAAGATTCACGGCTTCTTCTGTTGCTTCTGCAACGAAATGACCATGGTCATCGGACAGTACGATGGGTACAGCCAAAACGACCTCTTCGGGGCCGCCCAGGTTCTCCTGGCCACCAAGCAATCCCTTTCGATGCAGCGCGTGCAAGTGATCAAGTCCCCGAAGGAGAACCACTTCACTCTGGCTATGGACCAGAATCAAATGCCGGTGGATACGTTTCACGGGGTCAAACTCAATTGGGTTTTCGTGTTGAGACAGGTCGACTCGGGCCACCAAGTCCATCAAGGCTCCACGGTTCAGCACGAAGTTCAGCACTTCGAGCTTAGTTTTCACAAGAAAAACAGGGAGATCGTGGTCAAATCCTATCTGCCTTTCCTCATCGACGAGGCCAAGTCCATAAAGCAGGGGAACAAGAGGCTGAAGCTATGCACTCCGGGTTCCAACGCCAATTATCTTTAACTATGTTCAATTCTACTATTAGAATTTAAAGTGAAAAGCTGTGACGATAAATTCACAAAAACTTCTTAGTTCAATCGGACTAAGTCGGAGGTATCATATAAAGTCCAGTAAAAAATAAGTACTTACTACATAAAAGTTAATCAGTAAAATCCTAAAGAACATTAAGATCAAAATTCACTAGAACCAGCTTGCACCTTCTTCTCAATGATTATGAGCTCAATTTCTTCAGCAGGAGACTGAATCTTGTGTCTCCATCACAATTTGTTTCCTCTACAGGCCCTTTCCCAGGCACGCCACCCGGCAACATTCCAAACACTGGCCATGCACGtagagctcaagaagaagatTATCGGCGAACTCGACAGCTTTGTAAGGAGGAAGGAGTAGTACAGGAGAGCTGGCGAAGCGTGGAAAAGAGGGTACTTATTGTACGGACACCCTGGAACGGGGAAATCGAGCCTGGTCGCCGCAATTGCTAATTACTCACGGCCGTGCTACAACTGAGTGGGCTCCACACCAATGCAGAGCTCAGGAGGCTACTCGTCGCCACCATGAATCAGTCCATATTGGTGgttgtcgcgacccaattttttcggggtttaaaccacctagggtttggctaatggattgttaagcctagacttaactcgggctctcccaagcccataccaattcacgacttttggttcaagttcttaacatgcaaatgatttttaattaggagtcgccactaatctatttttggtgggtcgattagaaacccaagtaaagtaatgggagatttactttacttctacgaaccagagattatgggtacggggacttggttacactagatttctctaatgccctttcggtaccattcttttaatttcaaaaatgtttttgcaggcagcttgaatcgattttaaattctaacatgtgaggtgatcatgcgggtgcgcaaaccaccaatttaacatccaagaaagcaatgaataaattgcaggacttacctcgtagcaacgaaagcatctgcgttgttagtttagaattcacatcagtagtcataaatatgatttctaatttacacgcaatttttgttttgttttcacttaattaatgaaaatcatgcaatatgcaatgcatgccactaatttaacatgaaatgatatgacatggcaacatgacttagttatatgacctaagcaatatgacataactaagcatgtagtctatcctaagcatgagatgatttattctaaataataatttttttgtattttctatgagattcgaaattaaagaaatgcaacatttaaatatgcaatctaaattaatctaatgacctaattctaatgacaggcaatttctaattaaatgcatctaacaaaaatcactaaatgacgtgcattgtatgaaactaattctatatgacgtgcacatgatttttattttcctaataagcatgcaatctatttaggagaaattatctaaacctataatatgcaatcttagcatgcaatgacgtgcaaagaatgccctaattctacatgacatatgcataatgacttttttttttttgtgtttttccttttttccctttttttaaatttcgaaattaataattgccaaataattaaacatgcaatccaaattaaaaaaaagaactagcaacctaaattaattgatttgatttttttatttttgaaaattcgaaataaaattcctattatgaacatgcaaaccctaaaactacattttttgattttttttttaaagaaaactaatttaagtaacaccacagcaaatcaagccatattgatttccaaatcgacgaaccatatctcgcgcatgagatcgggttggccaatttcacataaatcacgaatcggatctcgagcgggagatcggattggcaatttttaaagtaattgcgagtcggatttcgagcttgaaaatcggactgacaatcactagttgcaatttcatatcatggaatttcaatttcacattaaaggaataattacactaaaaagataaaataaaatagcaaaaataataaaacaaaaataagataaagaaaatacctaaattttcttttgtttttctctttttttctaaaaagaaaaagaaaaacaaaggcgTGGCCGGTCCCGGCGAGGGGGAtcaccggctagggttccggcgaggctcCGGAGCGGCGTGTCGGCAGCGAGGCAGCGGGAGCGTCGCGGGTCCGCTCGGGCTGGAGGCgaagcggaggcggcgtcgggcggcacGGGCTGCGTCGCGGGGGCTGCGTCGGGCGCTCGGATCACGGGCTTTAGCCGGCCGGGGGGCGCTGCGGGGACGGCGGGAGGCCTCGGTGGCTgcgatgaggagctccggcgtcggatCGGGCTGTTGGGCGCGGCGTCCGGTGAGAGAACGGATCGGGGCGAGCGTCGCGGCGAGGAGCAAGGGCAGCGTCGGATGTGGGTCTTCAACGAGGCTCGGCACCGGTGAAAGGAAGCCTCGAGCGGGGTTCGGGCCTTACGTAGTCGGGGACCTCGGATTTGCGGGCGGAGGGACTCCGGCGGGGGATCTCGGCTCACTGCGGCTCTAGGTCACCGGTGGCTTGGGATCGACGGCGGAGACAGATCTGCGAGAGGAGGTTGCAACGGCGGGGATTGGCGCGGCGTCCGGGGCTTCCTGTTGCGGCGCAGCggtgaggcggaggcggcgggtcgcgggccgagcggcggcggcgtgtcGTCGAGGCTCGGGGGCTCGGCGTCGGGCGGCGCGGTCGTCGGGGCTCGCGGCTCGAGCGCTCGCGGACGGagatcggcgacggcgacggcggggttCGACGGCGACAGGGGCGGCGAGGCCCCCTgcggggaagatgaacagtcgcgCGCAGGggggcttttctttctttttctctttttttttctacttttcctctctccactcactttttcaccctttgcttttttttttttgcgacgGAAAGGACCCCTTCCCTCGTGCTTTTCTCTCTGAATTTGTTCCCCTTCGATATGACCGAATGTCTCAAATGCGTGGCCT of the Eucalyptus grandis isolate ANBG69807.140 chromosome 10, ASM1654582v1, whole genome shotgun sequence genome contains:
- the LOC104423955 gene encoding protein HYPER-SENSITIVITY-RELATED 4-like, giving the protein MVVQSVVRLFLPPEFQGFLFSKIHGFFCCFCNEMTMVIGQYDGYSQNDLFGAAQVLLATKQSLSMQRVQVIKSPKENHFTLAMDQNQMPVDTFHGVKLNWVFVLRQVDSGHQVHQGSTVQHEVQHFELSFHKKNREIVVKSYLPFLIDEAKSIKQGNKRLKLCTPGSNANYL
- the LOC104422719 gene encoding LOW QUALITY PROTEIN: AAA-ATPase At3g50940 (The sequence of the model RefSeq protein was modified relative to this genomic sequence to represent the inferred CDS: inserted 1 base in 1 codon); this encodes MTTPAPSDFKNAVAVAKAVLSAAASVTATAMVVQSMVHTIVPXELQGLLFSRIRGFFSRFSNEMTMVVDEYDGFVQNELFEAAQVFLAAKQSPSTTRIRVSKPTKENHFTVAMDRNQALVDTFQGVELKWVSASRQIDSGHRVYHGRNTTVQYEVQYFELTFHKKHKEIVLNSYLPFVVSEAKSMKQGKKTLKLHTPSFDRVRVYGGPLSDAWASVNLDHPATFGTLAMDLELKKTIMDDLERFVRRKEYYRRVGKAWKRGYLLYGPPGTGKSSLIAAMANYLNFDIYDLELSGLRSNAELRKLLVATANHSILVVEDIDCTIELQDRKSETRAARMNMMSTDYPREDLTLSGFLNFIDGLWSSCGDERIIVFTTNHKEKLDSALLRPGRMDVHVHMSYCTPCGFKLLASNYLGIDHHELFNQIESSITTARVTPAEVAEQLMKSDEPEVALKDLVSFLADHKWKKNEEVIKEKVCQCQLVEENGGTEEESDKCEIIEE